In Streptomyces sp. NBC_00414, a single window of DNA contains:
- a CDS encoding maleylpyruvate isomerase family mycothiol-dependent enzyme — MDWTWLGPPLDVRPLFPVERGALVDLLDALGPDEWSRATVCPGWAVHDVAGHILHDYVRRLSAGRDGHPGPDFGPDETLAAFLTRTNEDFVRTARQISPRLMTDLLAHLGARLDAAWSSRQLSDPAGLDVSWAAPGVQAPLWLDIAREFSEFWVHQQQIRDAVGRPGAAEPQLLHPVLDTFMRALPQTLCRTPAPVGTTVRVRVPGPAGGRWAAVRHSDRWALADDPPAVVAAKVEIDADTLWRLATRGISVPTARGRATTYGDAALTSAVLDIVSIVREPSA, encoded by the coding sequence ATGGACTGGACCTGGCTCGGGCCGCCGCTGGACGTCCGACCGCTGTTCCCGGTCGAGCGGGGCGCGCTGGTCGACCTGCTGGACGCGCTCGGCCCCGACGAATGGTCCCGTGCGACCGTCTGCCCCGGCTGGGCCGTGCATGACGTGGCGGGACACATCCTGCACGACTACGTCCGACGCCTGTCCGCGGGCCGCGACGGTCACCCCGGGCCGGACTTCGGCCCGGATGAGACCCTGGCGGCCTTCCTGACCCGAACCAACGAGGACTTCGTCCGGACGGCGCGGCAGATCAGTCCTCGGCTGATGACCGACCTGCTGGCCCACCTGGGAGCGCGGTTGGACGCCGCCTGGTCGAGCCGGCAGCTGAGCGACCCCGCCGGGCTGGACGTCTCCTGGGCCGCTCCCGGAGTGCAGGCACCGCTCTGGCTGGACATCGCCCGCGAATTCTCCGAGTTCTGGGTCCATCAGCAGCAGATACGCGATGCCGTCGGCCGGCCCGGCGCCGCCGAACCGCAACTGCTCCACCCTGTCCTCGACACGTTCATGCGCGCTCTTCCCCAGACCCTGTGCCGGACCCCGGCACCGGTGGGCACGACGGTCCGTGTACGCGTACCCGGCCCCGCCGGTGGTCGGTGGGCCGCGGTACGCCACAGCGACCGCTGGGCCCTGGCCGACGACCCGCCCGCCGTGGTGGCAGCGAAAGTGGAGATCGACGCGGACACCCTGTGGCGGCTGGCCACGCGCGGCATATCCGTACCGACAGCGCGCGGCCGGGCGACAACCTACGGAGACGCGGCTTTGACGAGTGCCGTGCTGGACATCGTCTCGATCGTCCGGGAACCGAGTGCCTGA
- a CDS encoding alpha/beta fold hydrolase: MPASNWVPEKFEVRRIPTNGTHLSVAVGGSGPVLVLLHGWPQTSRAWARVLPALAERHTVVVPDLRGTGAGDRPEAGYTKTNQARDMRGVLKELGLTGPVAVAGHDIGAMVALAWAAAHPDRLILVDALLPGLGLEEAMNVAEGGMWHFGFFMTPHVAEMLFDGHELEFITATFTAMSNPGTFSPDDLAAYAESYTGRERLRGGFEHYRTLLEDGRENRALLADRPLSMPVLAIGTSHSGAATAEALAPYAESLRSEVASTGHFVAEEDPRWFVEVTTEFLA; this comes from the coding sequence ATGCCGGCTTCCAACTGGGTTCCGGAAAAGTTCGAGGTCCGCAGGATCCCGACCAACGGGACCCATCTCTCCGTCGCTGTCGGCGGCAGCGGCCCGGTTCTGGTCCTGCTCCACGGCTGGCCGCAGACCTCGCGCGCATGGGCACGCGTGCTGCCGGCCCTCGCCGAGCGGCACACGGTGGTGGTACCCGATCTGCGGGGCACCGGCGCCGGCGATCGCCCCGAGGCCGGCTACACCAAGACCAACCAGGCACGTGACATGCGGGGAGTCCTCAAAGAACTCGGCCTCACCGGTCCGGTGGCCGTGGCCGGCCACGACATCGGAGCGATGGTCGCCCTGGCATGGGCAGCCGCCCACCCCGACCGGCTCATCCTGGTCGACGCGCTGCTGCCGGGGCTCGGACTGGAGGAGGCGATGAACGTCGCCGAGGGCGGCATGTGGCACTTCGGCTTCTTCATGACTCCTCACGTGGCCGAAATGCTCTTCGACGGGCACGAACTGGAGTTCATCACCGCCACTTTCACCGCTATGTCCAACCCCGGCACCTTCAGCCCCGACGACCTCGCCGCGTACGCGGAGTCGTACACCGGGCGGGAGCGGCTGCGCGGTGGCTTCGAGCACTACCGCACGCTCCTGGAGGACGGGCGGGAGAACCGTGCCCTGCTGGCCGACCGGCCACTGTCCATGCCCGTCCTGGCCATCGGCACGAGCCACTCCGGCGCAGCAACTGCCGAGGCGCTGGCGCCGTACGCGGAGAGTCTGCGGAGCGAGGTCGCGTCGACGGGGCACTTCGTCGCCGAGGAGGATCCGCGCTGGTTCGTCGAGGTCACCACCGAGTTCCTCGCCTGA
- a CDS encoding NAD-dependent epimerase/dehydratase family protein encodes MNVFVIGATGFVGGALARHLTARGHQVTGLARTGAAAVALSADGITPVAADLDSRRSATIDAALRADAVLYAAQADPALETATVDRLTRAMAGTGKTLVFLSGSGVLLQRTAGAWSQDSFAEHDPFVVEPLAIARKAAEDTVLGAASDRLRAMVVRPGLIWGPGDHGHVPMTYQSVAATGAACYVGTGLNAYSHVHIDDVTRLFDLASKAGRPGGLYHAVAGEVPNRWIAERVADDLGCDTRSLTPEEAALVWGEFGALVMAASSRLRSVCAQQELGWRPEHTDMLSTIGAARLRKLAAPSHPPVNRVN; translated from the coding sequence GTGAACGTGTTCGTCATCGGTGCCACCGGCTTCGTCGGCGGTGCCCTCGCACGGCATCTGACCGCCCGCGGGCACCAGGTCACCGGTCTGGCCCGCACCGGCGCCGCGGCGGTCGCCCTCTCCGCCGACGGGATCACCCCGGTGGCCGCCGACCTGGATTCCAGGCGCTCCGCCACGATCGACGCGGCTTTACGGGCCGATGCCGTCCTCTATGCGGCGCAGGCCGACCCGGCACTGGAGACGGCGACGGTCGACCGGCTGACCCGCGCCATGGCGGGAACGGGCAAGACGTTGGTCTTCCTCTCCGGCAGCGGTGTGCTTCTGCAGCGCACCGCGGGCGCCTGGAGCCAGGACAGTTTCGCCGAACACGACCCCTTCGTCGTCGAACCCCTGGCGATCGCCCGCAAGGCCGCCGAGGACACCGTGCTGGGCGCCGCCTCCGACAGGCTGCGCGCCATGGTCGTCCGTCCCGGCCTCATCTGGGGTCCTGGCGACCACGGCCACGTACCGATGACCTATCAGTCGGTCGCCGCGACCGGGGCGGCCTGCTACGTCGGGACCGGACTGAACGCCTACAGCCACGTCCACATCGACGACGTGACCCGCCTGTTCGACCTCGCGTCGAAAGCGGGACGCCCGGGAGGGCTGTACCACGCGGTGGCCGGGGAAGTGCCCAACCGATGGATCGCGGAGAGAGTCGCCGATGACCTCGGCTGCGACACTCGCAGCCTCACACCGGAGGAAGCGGCCCTGGTCTGGGGCGAGTTCGGGGCACTCGTCATGGCGGCCTCCAGCCGACTGCGTTCGGTGTGCGCGCAGCAGGAACTGGGATGGCGCCCCGAGCACACCGACATGCTGTCGACGATCGGTGCGGCACGCCTGCGGAAACTCGCCGCCCCCTCACACCCACCAGTGAACCGAGTGAACTGA
- a CDS encoding SDR family NAD(P)-dependent oxidoreductase, translating into MNSSTALRGSTALVTGATSGIGKAVAQSLARQGAEVVLHGRDRSRGEALVKEIAHDGGTARFIAADLTDAEDTLRLASQAGDVDILVSNAGLYEFVPTPATDAANFDRHIAVNTRAPFLLVGALAPAMVRRGGGSIVLVGSSAARTPAPVGAAYGASKAGVEVLTRYWATEFGPSGVRVNAVSPGPVHTEGTSAMFGEHIAVLDRTNARGRAGDPGEIADIVSFLVGPASSYVNGSVLFADGGELSSLPG; encoded by the coding sequence ATGAACAGCAGCACTGCTTTGCGGGGCAGCACCGCACTGGTGACGGGAGCGACGTCGGGCATCGGCAAGGCCGTCGCGCAGAGCCTGGCCCGGCAGGGGGCCGAGGTCGTCCTGCACGGGCGGGACCGAAGCCGCGGCGAGGCCCTGGTGAAGGAGATCGCGCACGACGGTGGCACCGCCCGCTTCATCGCCGCCGATCTCACCGACGCCGAGGACACGCTGCGCCTGGCCTCGCAGGCCGGCGACGTGGACATCCTGGTGAGCAACGCGGGCCTGTACGAGTTCGTACCGACCCCCGCGACCGACGCGGCGAATTTCGACCGGCACATCGCGGTCAACACCCGGGCCCCGTTCCTGCTGGTCGGTGCTCTCGCGCCCGCCATGGTCCGGCGCGGAGGGGGTTCGATCGTGCTGGTCGGGTCGAGTGCGGCGCGCACGCCCGCTCCGGTCGGCGCGGCCTACGGTGCCTCCAAGGCCGGGGTGGAGGTCCTCACCCGTTACTGGGCAACCGAGTTCGGCCCGTCGGGCGTGCGGGTCAACGCCGTGTCTCCGGGTCCCGTGCACACGGAGGGCACCTCGGCGATGTTCGGCGAGCACATCGCGGTCCTGGACAGGACCAACGCGCGCGGCCGGGCGGGCGATCCCGGCGAGATCGCCGACATCGTCTCGTTCCTGGTCGGCCCGGCGAGCAGTTACGTGAACGGCTCCGTCCTGTTCGCCGACGGCGGCGAGCTCAGCTCTCTGCCCGGCTGA
- a CDS encoding MarR family winged helix-turn-helix transcriptional regulator: MSASTSENDGRRGEVDDLALGTDLGWAIRMVSAAFSRVATESVSELPGGPRGYLVLVALAGGEPPSQLALAKEVSLDRTVMTYLLDDLEAHELVTRRPDPRDRRARQVLITDTGRARLKQVRRGLSAAEGRLLADLSDRDAEELRTLLSRVAQTAQRESLAPEEADC; encoded by the coding sequence GTGAGCGCATCGACTTCCGAAAACGACGGCCGGCGCGGCGAGGTCGATGACCTGGCGCTGGGTACCGACCTGGGCTGGGCGATCCGCATGGTCTCCGCCGCGTTCAGCCGCGTCGCCACCGAATCCGTCTCCGAACTGCCCGGAGGGCCGCGCGGCTATCTCGTACTGGTGGCTCTGGCCGGCGGCGAACCGCCCTCACAACTCGCCCTCGCCAAAGAGGTCAGCCTCGACCGGACCGTGATGACGTACCTGCTCGACGACCTGGAAGCGCATGAACTCGTCACGCGAAGGCCCGACCCTCGCGACCGGCGTGCACGCCAGGTACTCATCACCGACACCGGCCGCGCCCGGCTCAAGCAGGTGCGACGCGGTCTGTCGGCCGCTGAGGGGCGCCTCCTCGCCGATCTGAGCGACCGGGACGCCGAAGAACTGCGCACTCTCCTCTCCCGTGTCGCGCAGACCGCTCAGCGAGAGTCGCTCGCCCCTGAAGAAGCGGACTGCTGA
- a CDS encoding class I SAM-dependent methyltransferase has translation MSETSVERFYDGLADDYHLIYGDWDASLRRQGAALDTLIGQDRAAVLDCSCGIGTQAIGLALRGHHVTGTDISPRATARAAREAARLNLGPNLRTAVADMRRLPFPDARFDAVVCADNSLPHLLTAQDVRAALAEMRRVLRPAGLLLVSTRPYDDLLRDRPASTPPQVHQASDHADHTDGADGTDREERTVTFQLWHWHDDGEHYDLEHFQLLPAGGEWRVRVRRTTYWALGRDQLADLAAEAGFVDARWRMPQETGFFQPLLVSRADK, from the coding sequence ATGTCCGAGACCTCGGTGGAGCGCTTCTACGACGGCCTGGCGGACGACTACCACCTGATCTACGGGGACTGGGACGCGAGCCTCCGTCGGCAGGGGGCCGCCCTCGACACCCTGATCGGCCAGGACCGCGCGGCGGTGCTCGACTGTTCCTGCGGCATCGGGACGCAGGCCATCGGCTTGGCGCTACGCGGGCACCATGTCACCGGGACCGACATCAGTCCCCGCGCCACCGCCCGGGCCGCTCGCGAAGCCGCCCGTCTGAACCTGGGTCCGAACCTGCGCACGGCCGTCGCCGACATGCGACGCCTCCCGTTTCCTGACGCCCGGTTCGATGCCGTCGTCTGCGCGGACAACTCGCTGCCTCACCTGCTGACTGCGCAGGATGTGCGCGCCGCCCTGGCCGAGATGCGCCGCGTACTGCGCCCCGCCGGGCTCCTGCTGGTCAGCACACGCCCGTACGACGACCTGCTGCGCGACCGCCCGGCTTCAACGCCTCCGCAGGTCCACCAAGCCAGCGACCACGCCGACCACACCGACGGCGCTGACGGCACCGACCGCGAGGAACGAACCGTCACCTTCCAGCTCTGGCATTGGCATGACGACGGCGAACACTACGACTTGGAGCACTTCCAGCTCCTCCCGGCAGGCGGAGAATGGCGCGTCCGGGTCCGCCGGACCACCTACTGGGCACTCGGCCGGGACCAGTTGGCCGACCTCGCGGCCGAAGCCGGATTCGTCGACGCAAGGTGGCGGATGCCGCAGGAGACCGGCTTCTTCCAGCCGCTGCTCGTGTCCCGCGCCGACAAGTAG
- a CDS encoding STAS domain-containing protein, whose translation MSLQQSISAAFASPFSSARRPPDDVHDEALMPLPNSDSLPETDPPSAHAHSFPLGEATVVELHGEIDVFTVGEITVDLDTATGRPLPHVIVDLRPVIFMDSSGLHLLHRAHRRARDRRGSFRLVSDQPRLRYLLRLTSLDHIPLSSTLDTE comes from the coding sequence GTGAGCCTGCAGCAATCGATCAGTGCGGCCTTCGCATCGCCGTTCAGCAGTGCGCGGAGGCCCCCGGACGACGTTCATGATGAGGCCCTCATGCCGCTGCCCAATTCTGACTCTCTGCCCGAAACGGACCCGCCCAGCGCCCATGCTCACAGCTTCCCCCTCGGCGAGGCCACGGTGGTCGAACTCCACGGGGAGATCGACGTCTTCACCGTCGGCGAGATCACCGTCGACCTCGACACCGCGACCGGGCGACCGTTACCGCACGTCATTGTCGACCTCCGGCCGGTGATCTTCATGGACTCCAGTGGCCTGCACCTCCTGCACCGCGCCCACCGCCGTGCCCGCGACCGCCGCGGCAGCTTCCGTCTGGTCAGCGACCAGCCTCGCCTCCGGTACCTGCTGCGCCTCACCTCGCTGGACCACATCCCTCTTTCATCCACCCTCGATACGGAATGA
- a CDS encoding SigE family RNA polymerase sigma factor, with the protein MDPQDHERFRDYVESRWSALLRLANLLTGGDRHEAEDLVQIALMKALARWRHIEDPEAYVRKVMYRHQISRWRLRRPHREPTFAVPPADLGVADGTSAADLRITVGKALAQLTPRQRTMLVLRYFEDLSETEVAAALGCSVGTVRSTTHRSLARLRRLAPELDAPARTAATAPSSSLPKGAHT; encoded by the coding sequence ATGGACCCGCAGGACCACGAGAGATTCCGGGACTACGTCGAAAGCCGGTGGAGCGCTCTGCTGCGCCTGGCGAACCTGCTCACCGGTGGCGACCGGCACGAGGCCGAGGACCTGGTGCAGATCGCTCTGATGAAGGCGCTCGCCCGCTGGCGGCACATCGAGGACCCGGAAGCGTACGTGCGCAAGGTCATGTACCGGCACCAGATCAGCCGCTGGCGACTGCGTCGCCCGCACCGCGAGCCGACGTTCGCCGTGCCGCCGGCGGATCTCGGCGTCGCCGACGGCACGTCCGCCGCCGACCTGCGGATCACCGTGGGCAAGGCGCTGGCCCAGCTGACCCCGCGGCAGCGCACGATGCTGGTGCTGCGCTATTTCGAGGACCTGTCCGAGACAGAGGTGGCGGCCGCCCTGGGCTGCTCGGTGGGCACGGTACGCAGTACCACCCACCGGTCATTGGCCCGGCTGCGCCGTCTCGCGCCGGAGCTGGATGCCCCGGCCCGCACCGCAGCCACCGCCCCGAGCAGCAGCCTGCCGAAGGGAGCCCACACATGA
- a CDS encoding outer membrane protein assembly factor BamB family protein, producing MNGDQLDRTIRDVLHEWTPDNPSPPAGVADLIVRRHRRRNFARAAGAVLGVAGITFGAVLVTGAGGDDGAQPPATRVSEESKLLWQTTLPGKSWDACTTAPGAVYCRGAEYDGIGVDARTGKVGWRQEAQDVDSGRSPAGSLPGVRDGVLYTYADHAPGASSAGTDLVALDIDSQQVLWKHKLADDSRNRSSAVLFDGGILTNSPTFKSVAALDDRTGEPLWTYSWKKADCDRVAIDGVPYLMCSPDSDKAPQRSTVIRLDPETGKPSTVATVEGPTAYIGTDEDAVLLGGMAGGQKFFGDPGPATLTRVDLRSGKVTQHRADGLPMGPVADGIVLVPGRNGTVVAYSADDGRRLWSRELGLKLRKESRDPTMRELPSTAAVDLDSRVAYYLDPSGQLVGLDLDSGAVRWRGRVEVPKSPVEGGIAPELMLYERGLIGQVGGELFRIEPELPEAGS from the coding sequence ATGAACGGCGACCAGCTCGACCGCACGATCCGGGACGTCCTGCACGAGTGGACCCCGGACAACCCCAGCCCTCCGGCGGGCGTCGCCGACCTCATCGTGCGCCGCCATCGGCGGCGTAACTTCGCGCGGGCCGCGGGGGCGGTCCTCGGCGTCGCCGGGATCACCTTCGGCGCGGTCCTCGTCACCGGCGCGGGCGGTGACGACGGAGCGCAACCGCCGGCCACGCGGGTCAGCGAGGAGAGCAAGCTGCTCTGGCAGACGACGCTGCCCGGAAAGTCCTGGGACGCCTGCACCACGGCCCCTGGTGCCGTCTACTGCCGGGGGGCGGAGTACGACGGAATCGGTGTGGACGCCCGGACCGGAAAGGTCGGGTGGCGGCAAGAGGCCCAGGACGTCGACAGCGGCCGCTCTCCGGCGGGATCACTGCCCGGTGTGCGCGACGGCGTGCTCTACACCTACGCCGATCACGCGCCGGGGGCTTCCAGCGCCGGTACCGATCTCGTCGCCCTCGACATCGACAGCCAACAGGTGCTGTGGAAGCACAAGTTGGCGGACGACAGCCGCAACCGGTCCTCCGCCGTGCTGTTCGACGGCGGGATCCTCACCAACTCTCCGACCTTCAAGAGTGTGGCCGCGCTGGACGACAGGACGGGCGAGCCGCTGTGGACGTACTCATGGAAGAAGGCCGACTGCGACCGGGTCGCCATTGACGGCGTCCCTTACCTGATGTGCTCGCCGGACAGCGACAAGGCCCCACAGCGCAGCACCGTCATCCGGCTGGACCCGGAGACCGGCAAGCCGAGTACGGTCGCGACCGTCGAGGGCCCGACCGCCTACATCGGTACGGATGAGGACGCCGTGCTGCTGGGTGGTATGGCCGGTGGGCAGAAGTTCTTCGGTGACCCGGGGCCCGCCACCCTGACGCGCGTCGACCTCCGCTCGGGCAAGGTGACGCAGCATCGAGCCGACGGCCTGCCGATGGGCCCGGTCGCGGACGGCATCGTCCTGGTGCCCGGCAGGAACGGCACCGTCGTGGCGTACTCCGCCGACGACGGACGGCGGCTCTGGTCCCGCGAACTGGGGCTGAAACTCCGCAAGGAATCGCGTGATCCCACGATGCGGGAACTGCCCTCGACCGCCGCGGTGGACCTCGACAGCCGGGTGGCGTACTACCTCGATCCGTCCGGGCAGTTGGTGGGTCTCGACCTCGACAGCGGCGCGGTGCGCTGGCGCGGTCGAGTGGAGGTGCCCAAGAGCCCGGTGGAAGGCGGGATCGCTCCCGAGCTGATGCTCTACGAACGGGGGCTCATCGGCCAGGTCGGCGGCGAGTTGTTCCGGATCGAGCCGGAACTGCCCGAGGCGGGTTCGTAA
- a CDS encoding DUF1707 SHOCT-like domain-containing protein, whose translation MPGEISPTGKLPGRSDPGSSPDLRASHADRDRVVDVLRIAAGDGLLTADELDERLEVALSARTLSELTTLTADLPPVTATVGGTGAEAKDMVRIEQTFSGAVERVGRWVVPRRMELAVTFCEVTLDFTDAVITHDTLRIDVGMTGKTLTLVTKPGVVVDTDGLQLVHSRLKYRHAPASPDTPVILRVELVGQKAHGRVVVRPSRRTFGQWLLRRRPTSLAR comes from the coding sequence ATGCCGGGAGAGATTTCACCCACCGGGAAGCTCCCGGGCCGCTCGGACCCCGGCTCGTCGCCCGATCTGCGTGCCTCTCATGCGGACCGGGACCGGGTGGTGGATGTACTGCGTATCGCGGCGGGGGACGGCCTGCTGACCGCGGACGAGTTGGACGAGCGCCTGGAAGTTGCCCTGTCCGCACGGACTTTGAGCGAACTGACCACGCTCACCGCCGACCTGCCGCCCGTGACGGCCACGGTCGGCGGGACCGGGGCAGAAGCCAAGGACATGGTGCGGATCGAGCAGACCTTCAGCGGTGCGGTCGAGCGCGTGGGGCGCTGGGTGGTGCCGCGGAGGATGGAACTCGCGGTGACGTTCTGCGAGGTGACGCTCGACTTCACCGACGCAGTGATCACGCACGACACCTTGCGGATCGACGTCGGCATGACGGGGAAGACCCTGACGCTGGTCACGAAGCCGGGCGTCGTGGTCGATACGGATGGACTGCAGCTGGTGCACAGCAGGCTCAAGTACCGTCACGCCCCGGCGAGTCCTGACACGCCGGTCATCCTGCGAGTGGAGCTGGTCGGCCAGAAGGCCCACGGCCGCGTGGTGGTGCGACCTTCGCGTCGGACGTTCGGTCAGTGGCTGCTGCGACGCAGGCCCACGTCCCTTGCCCGGTAG
- a CDS encoding SDR family oxidoreductase, which yields MTVLIIGGSGFLGAELIRQVTAAGRPAVATYATCPGSSTQVGWRHLDLRDPERADAILADAGAHLVVNASSGQADWAVTAQGPIRLAMAAARHGSRLVHVSSDAVFSGARVHYDESCLPDPVTPYGAAKAAAETGVLLVHPQAVVARTSLIIGDGRSGHERAVHELAAGTRDGCLFSDDIRCPVHVSDLAAAILELASYDVHGVHHLAGADALSRHGLGTLIAGRDGIDASRLPTGLRADSGLPGAIDVRLDSRATQRKLRTTLRGARRFLAAST from the coding sequence GTGACTGTTTTGATCATCGGCGGTAGCGGCTTCCTGGGTGCCGAGCTGATCCGGCAGGTGACGGCAGCCGGACGACCGGCGGTCGCGACCTATGCGACCTGCCCCGGCAGCTCCACCCAAGTCGGGTGGCGGCACCTCGACCTGCGAGACCCCGAGCGTGCGGACGCGATCCTGGCCGACGCCGGCGCCCATCTGGTCGTCAACGCGTCGAGCGGACAGGCGGACTGGGCGGTTACGGCCCAGGGTCCGATCCGCCTCGCGATGGCGGCAGCGAGGCACGGCAGCCGCCTCGTTCATGTCTCCAGCGACGCGGTCTTCTCCGGAGCGCGTGTCCACTACGACGAGTCCTGCCTCCCGGACCCCGTCACCCCGTACGGAGCGGCCAAGGCGGCAGCGGAGACCGGGGTCCTGCTCGTGCATCCGCAGGCCGTCGTGGCCCGCACCTCACTGATCATCGGCGATGGGCGGTCCGGTCATGAACGCGCTGTGCACGAACTCGCCGCAGGCACCCGCGACGGCTGTCTGTTCTCCGACGACATCCGCTGCCCGGTGCATGTCTCCGACCTGGCCGCGGCCATCCTGGAACTGGCTTCGTACGACGTTCACGGCGTCCACCATCTGGCCGGAGCGGACGCCCTGAGCCGTCACGGACTCGGCACTCTCATCGCCGGACGTGACGGCATCGACGCGTCCCGGCTGCCCACGGGCCTGCGCGCCGACAGTGGGCTTCCAGGCGCCATCGACGTCCGACTCGACAGCCGAGCCACTCAGCGAAAACTGCGCACCACGCTTCGAGGTGCCCGCCGGTTTCTCGCGGCGTCGACGTGA
- a CDS encoding cold-shock protein, with product MAKGTVKWFNAEKGFGFIEQEGGGPDVFAHYSNINASGFRELQEGQVVNFDVTQGQKGPQAENITPA from the coding sequence ATGGCCAAGGGAACTGTCAAGTGGTTCAACGCCGAAAAGGGCTTCGGCTTCATCGAGCAGGAGGGTGGCGGGCCGGACGTGTTCGCGCACTACTCCAACATCAACGCCTCCGGCTTCCGTGAGCTGCAGGAGGGCCAGGTCGTGAACTTCGACGTCACGCAGGGCCAGAAGGGCCCGCAGGCGGAGAACATCACGCCCGCCTGA